The segment TGTGGGAGGTTGTCGAGCAGGTAAGGTGCAGTGTGGTGCTGACTGAGAGGATGGGTGGAAAAGAAGCGTTCGACGCGTCTGAGCTTGGACGTGTTTTGAGCCTCTCCGGGGAGACGGTCAGCAATACTCTGCTGGATGACATGTTTTCCCTCCAGGAGGGCTTGGAGCACCTGACCGAGGGTATGGAGGTGATTTTTTCGATAGGGAAAGTGTTCCCTGAGGGCAGCAGTTAGGGTATGCTGGTTTTTGCCAGACGGACAGTGTTTCATAGCAGATTTACTGTACCAGTCTGGCTTTTTTACGCCTCAATCAAACTGTCGGGTACTGAGCGCAGGTACAACCCCTGCTTTTCCCAATCTTCACGTCGTTTTGCCAGCTCCCCACCTTTGTGGAACGGCGCATTGTCCAGCACCACCACAGTAAGCCCTTTTGGATCGCAGCTGTCGGCCAGTGTTTGCAGATAAGCCACCACCTGATCTCGGGTGCATTGCCCTTCCAACAACCGATATTCCAGTTGCTCCCCTGTTCCAGAGAGGCTGAGGGTCCCCAGCACATTGATCCGCCCGTCTGATCCCCACCGGGTGGGAATCTTGAACTGCTTGCCTCGACCTTTGACAAACCAGCTGCTGACTACACTCAACATCAATCCCAGGCCGGTTTCATCCAGGTACTTCAGGGTCAGTTTCCCGTCTCTAGCCCCTTTTTCAAGGTTTCCAGCGAAGCCTCATGCTGGGAAACCACCTTTGGATCTGCCTGTTTCATGGGGCTGTAACGGCCCCTTTTCCAGCGATACCCCAGGTCATGCAATTTGGTGCGGATTGCTTCACGCTTGATCAGCACCCCAAATTGTTTTTCGATGGCTTCGCTGAGCAAGGTGCAATTCCACAGCCGTTCTTCTTTCAGCTTCTCGTGCATGAATTCTTCGATCTGGGCGGTAAATAGCGTAGGTTTTCCTTTGGCTTTGCCATCAGCAAGGCCTCTGAGACCGTCCTGCTGGTAACGCAGCAAGTCTTGTCGGACCGCTTCTATGCTGCGGTCAAAGTGTTCTGCAAGTTCAGCGATGGTCCAGCCCTGGTGACTGAGCCTGAGGATACGGGCTCTGAGCCGAACTTTTTCGCTGAACTTGGGGGTAAGTTCAATACGTTTGAGGCCCTGGTCTTCCTCGGGGGTCAGGTGGACCAGTCGAAGCGGCTTGCTCATGACCTGATTTTATCCATTTTTTTATCTGGGAGGTACTTAGAGCCTGCGAAGTCACAAGTGCCCGAGGGATGAAGAACGTGTCTGAGAAGCTGTCACAGGTCTGAAGTGCGGTCCGTCTTCAGGCCAGCAAACGTTCCAAGTCCTTCCGCAAACGCTCTTCATGCCAAATGGGCACCCAAAGCACCATCCGGGGCTTCTGGTTCTTTAGAGTCCGAAGTTCGTGCTGAAAGTTGGACAGGTCTGGGATTTCACCCAGAATCTGCAAAGCCTCCTCATGGGCACACCAGACCTGAAGGCCAGCCAGCAAACACTCCTTCATCCACACTGCATCATGGGTGATTTCCCACAAGGTCTCCAGCGTATGCTTGTGCCAGAACCATTTCGCCACCCGAGGTGGTTTCAGCCAGGTGACGGGATTGGCAGGCAACGCCCCCATCTCATGCAAGGTTTTCATCACCAGCATCAAGATTTGCAACACGTTTGAAGCCCATACCCACTCGGTTTCCTCAAGCGCAGCACTCAGGAACAGCAACAGAATCGGCTGGGCTGTTTCAGCGTCCCCTGTCCATTTCCACCAGAGGACTGCGGCGTGGGCCTGCACCACCACCCATTCATGGTCCATCAAATTGCGGAGGGCATCCAGAGTGGTTGGTGTGCTGAACTCCAGGCTTTGCAACTCGCGCAGCAGGTTTTCGGGCTGGTCCAGCAGGTGTTCCAAAAGCAGGTCCACCCGAGCTTCAGTGAGGGTTCCGGTCTTTTTCAGCACCTGCAAGGCGGTGAGATGGAGGGTGGGATCAAGGGTCCTCAGCACATCTTCTGGCAACCCCTCCTCCGTGAAACCCAGTCCCCGAATCAGGGGTTGCCGGATGTGTGTGCTCTGGTGGTACAGGGGAATGTCTGAGAGGCGTGCTTTCAATTCCTCATCGTTCAGGCGCAGCAACCGTACAAAATGGTCATGAATTTCAGGGTACAGTCCTCCCGTCCGTTCCATGGTGTCCACAGCGGCTTCCATTTCTTCCCAGTGGTCAGACAGGGCAAACCGCACGATGTGGGGGCGCACTTCAGGGTCCAGTTGCCCAAGGCACATCAGGGCATAACAGCGCACCCGCACTTCCGAATCCAGCAGGGCCTCCCAGAGCACCTCCTTCAAGGGTTGAGCAAGTGGACCCATGATGCAGGCCAAACTGCTTGCCCAAATCCGCACCTGAGCTTCAGGATCCTTCAAGCCTGCGGTGACCAGCTCACAAGCTTCTCCTTCAACGTCACGAAACCCTTCCACCCTGCGCCTCATGTTCCGAAAGGCATGCTCGCGCAGCCACACACTGGGGTTTTGAATCATCACCTGAAACCACACCTGAGCCAACTCTGGATCTTCTTCCAGAGTCTGCAAGATCAGGCGGTCCAACGGGCCTTGTTCCACCCATTCCTCTTCATAAGGCCTGCATGCTGTTTCGAAGTCTTCCAGCATCTTGGGAATCACCGTGAAGTCACGGTCCACGTAACGCACCGTGAGAAAGCAGGACACCAGACGGACCGCTGCGTCCTCTGTGGAGTTGTGACAATGTGGAAGCAGGTTGAGGATCTTTTTGGCTTCCTCGGGAATGTTTTTGCTGTTCTCTTTCAAGAGGAGTTCGAGGGTGGCAGTGAGGCAACTGGCTTTCACACCTGCGTCCGGGTCTTGGGTCAGGGCTTCGTGCAGCACCCCCAGAGCAAAGGCTGTGCATCCGGGAAGGTGCACCAGAATCAGGTGGAGGTCACGCCTGACCTCGGGGTCCGGGTCGTGCAGCATCAGCTGCTGCACCAGAAGCAAAGCTGCCGTGACTTTTTCCCGCACTTGATCCCCAAACTCTGGAGGATCGGACGCTCCGAGGATCAACGATCTCAGCAACCACACGATTTTCTTGCGGTCCTGGACCTGTGGGTCCTGCAAGATGTCCAGCAGGTGGGGAACCGCATGTGGGGTGGCACTGTACACGGTGCCCCGGTCCTCCAAACATGCATTCAGTTCACTCCATGCGTCATCGCGGATGTCGGCCTCTGGGGACCGGAGGTTGGTGAGCCATTTGGGGATGTCTGAGGCCACTCCATACGCGTGATGAAGTTCATTCCAAGGGGTGTTCATCCATTTTGAATCCATGGTCTGTCATTTTACTGGGTTCAGCAGAAGCCCGGTCAACGGGCTTCTCTGCTTTTCGCTGAGTTTCTCGATCCTCAGAAGAAGCCACATGTCAGTGGGGCCAACAGGGAACAGCAACCCAAGCAATGGGCTGACCCTCAGGGTTTCAGTCCCAGCATCAGGGTGATCAGGATGTCCAGAGCACAGGTGACCCCCAGGGTGAAAGCGGTGGGCCGGGGTCCCAAACGCCAGCACGTGAAAATCCACCCCGAGGAGATCCGCGTCTCCCACCCCTGAGTACAACACGTGTGGGGGTTTCGGCCATGGTTGTCACCAGGCATCATGTGAGTGTTTTTTGTTGTGTGGCATTGGAAGTTTTTACTTCAATGGGGTTGTGTTTCACCTGCTCCAAGCTTCCCTCTTGAAGTTGACATCCTGATTTCTTTGATATACTCTTGAGAAAACGTTATCTGGAGGAGCCATGAAAACCATTGTTCGCCTTGCTGATGTGGCTCGCCACGCTGGGGTGTCCATCCCCACCGTCAGCCGCATCCTCAATGGGGTGCAGACGGTCGCCCCTGAACTCAAAGAAAAGGTCATGAAATCCGTGGAGGAGCTCGGGTACCAGCCCAACCGCATGGCCAAAAGCCTGCGCGAGCAACGCACTGGGATTCTGGCCCACCTGACCGCTGGACTG is part of the Deinococcus misasensis DSM 22328 genome and harbors:
- a CDS encoding HEAT repeat domain-containing protein, whose product is MDSKWMNTPWNELHHAYGVASDIPKWLTNLRSPEADIRDDAWSELNACLEDRGTVYSATPHAVPHLLDILQDPQVQDRKKIVWLLRSLILGASDPPEFGDQVREKVTAALLLVQQLMLHDPDPEVRRDLHLILVHLPGCTAFALGVLHEALTQDPDAGVKASCLTATLELLLKENSKNIPEEAKKILNLLPHCHNSTEDAAVRLVSCFLTVRYVDRDFTVIPKMLEDFETACRPYEEEWVEQGPLDRLILQTLEEDPELAQVWFQVMIQNPSVWLREHAFRNMRRRVEGFRDVEGEACELVTAGLKDPEAQVRIWASSLACIMGPLAQPLKEVLWEALLDSEVRVRCYALMCLGQLDPEVRPHIVRFALSDHWEEMEAAVDTMERTGGLYPEIHDHFVRLLRLNDEELKARLSDIPLYHQSTHIRQPLIRGLGFTEEGLPEDVLRTLDPTLHLTALQVLKKTGTLTEARVDLLLEHLLDQPENLLRELQSLEFSTPTTLDALRNLMDHEWVVVQAHAAVLWWKWTGDAETAQPILLLFLSAALEETEWVWASNVLQILMLVMKTLHEMGALPANPVTWLKPPRVAKWFWHKHTLETLWEITHDAVWMKECLLAGLQVWCAHEEALQILGEIPDLSNFQHELRTLKNQKPRMVLWVPIWHEERLRKDLERLLA
- a CDS encoding transposase; translation: MTLKYLDETGLGLMLSVVSSWFVKGRGKQFKIPTRWGSDGRINVLGTLSLSGTGEQLEYRLLEGQCTRDQVVAYLQTLADSCDPKGLTVVVLDNAPFHKGGELAKRREDWEKQGLYLRSVPDSLIEA
- a CDS encoding helix-turn-helix domain-containing protein, with the translated sequence MSKPLRLVHLTPEEDQGLKRIELTPKFSEKVRLRARILRLSHQGWTIAELAEHFDRSIEAVRQDLLRYQQDGLRGLADGKAKGKPTLFTAQIEEFMHEKLKEERLWNCTLLSEAIEKQFGVLIKREAIRTKLHDLGYRWKRGRYSPMKQADPKVVSQHEASLETLKKGLETGN